One region of Mus pahari chromosome 16, PAHARI_EIJ_v1.1, whole genome shotgun sequence genomic DNA includes:
- the Irf4 gene encoding interferon regulatory factor 4 isoform X1: protein MNLETGSRGSEFGMSAVSCGNGKLRQWLIDQIDSGKYPGLVWENEEKSVFRIPWKHAGKQDYNREEDAALFKAWALFKGKFREGIDKPDPPTWKTRLRCALNKSNDFEELVERSQLDISDPYKVYRIVPEGAKKGAKQLSLEDTQMAMGHPYPMTAPYGSLPAQQVHNYMMPPHDRSWRDYAPDQSHPEIPYQCPVTFGPRGHHWQGPSCENGCQVTGTFYACAPPESQAPGIPIEPSIRSAEALALSDCRLHICLYYRDILVKELTTSSPEGCRISHGHTYDVSNLDQVLFPYPDDNGQRKNIEKLLSHLERGLVLWMAPDGLYAKRLCQSRIYWDGPLALCSDRPNKLERDQTCKLFDTQQFLSELQVFAHHGRPAPRFQVTLCFGEEFPDPQRQRKLITAHVEPLLARQLYYFAQQNSGHFLRGYELPEHISTPDYHRSLRHSSIQE, encoded by the exons ATGAACTTGGAGACGGGCAGCCGGGGCTCAGAGTTCGGCATGAGCGCAGTGAGCTGCGGCAACGGGAAACTCAGACAGTGGTTGATCGACCAGATCGACAGCGGCAAGTACCCCGGGCTGGTGTGGGAGAACGAGGAGAAGAGCGTCTTCCGCATCCCTTGGAAACACGCGGGCAAGCAGGACTACAATCGAGAGGAGGACGCCGCTCTCTTCAAA GCTTGGGCATTGTTTAAAGGCAAGTTCCGAGAAGGGATCGACAAGCCAGACCCTCCTACTTGGAAGACAAGATTACGATGTGCTCTGAACAAGAGCAATGACTTTGAGGAGCTGGTAGAGAGGAGCCAGCTGGATATCTCTGACCCATACAAGGTGTACAGGATTGTGCCAGAGGGAGCCAAAAAAG GAGCAAAGCAGCTCTCTTTGGAAGACACACAGATGGCCATGGGTCACCCCTACCCCATGACAGCGCCTTATGGCTCTCTGCCAGCCCAG CAGGTTCATAACTACATGATGCCACCCCATGACAGGAGTTGGAGGGATTATGCCCCTGACCAGTCACACCCAGAAATCCCATATCAATGTCCTGTGACGTTCGGCCCACGCGGCCACCACTGGCAAGGCCCATCTTGTGAAAATG GTTGCCAGGTGACAGGAACCTTTTATGCTTGTGCCCCACCTGAGTCCCAGGCTCCTGGAATCCCCATTGAGCCAAGCATAAGGTCTGCTGAAGCCTTGGCGCTCTCAG ATTGCCGGCTGCACATCTGCCTGTATTACCGGGACATCCTTGTGAAAGAGCTGACCACGTCAAGCCCCGAAGGCTGCCGGATCTCCCATGGACATACCTATGATGTTAGCAACCTGGACCAGGTCCTGTTCCCCTACCCGGATGACAACGGGCAGAGGAAGAACATTGAGAAGTTGCTGAGCCACCTGGAGAGGGGACTGGTCCTCTGGATGGCCCCAGATGGGCTTTATGCCAAAAGACTCTGCCAGAGCAGGATCTACTGGGATGGGCCCCTGGCGTTATGCAGCGATCGACCCAACAAGCTAGAAAGAGACCAGACTTGCAAGCTTTTTGACACGCAGCAGTTTCTATCAG AGCTGCAAGTGTTTGCTCACCACGGCCGGCCAGCACCGAGATTCCAGGTGACTCTGTGCTTTGGTGAGGAGTTTCCAGACCCTCAGAGACAGAGGAAGCTCATCACAGCTCAT GTGGAACCTCTGCTAGCCAGACAACTGTATTACTTTGCTCAACAAAACAGTGGACATTTCCTGAGGGGCTACGAGTTACCTGAACACATTAGCACTCCAGATTACCACCGCTCCCTCCGTCATTCTTCCATCCAAGAGTGA
- the Irf4 gene encoding interferon regulatory factor 4 isoform X2, which translates to MNLETGSRGSEFGMSAVSCGNGKLRQWLIDQIDSGKYPGLVWENEEKSVFRIPWKHAGKQDYNREEDAALFKAWALFKGKFREGIDKPDPPTWKTRLRCALNKSNDFEELVERSQLDISDPYKVYRIVPEGAKKGAKQLSLEDTQMAMGHPYPMTAPYGSLPAQVHNYMMPPHDRSWRDYAPDQSHPEIPYQCPVTFGPRGHHWQGPSCENGCQVTGTFYACAPPESQAPGIPIEPSIRSAEALALSDCRLHICLYYRDILVKELTTSSPEGCRISHGHTYDVSNLDQVLFPYPDDNGQRKNIEKLLSHLERGLVLWMAPDGLYAKRLCQSRIYWDGPLALCSDRPNKLERDQTCKLFDTQQFLSELQVFAHHGRPAPRFQVTLCFGEEFPDPQRQRKLITAHVEPLLARQLYYFAQQNSGHFLRGYELPEHISTPDYHRSLRHSSIQE; encoded by the exons ATGAACTTGGAGACGGGCAGCCGGGGCTCAGAGTTCGGCATGAGCGCAGTGAGCTGCGGCAACGGGAAACTCAGACAGTGGTTGATCGACCAGATCGACAGCGGCAAGTACCCCGGGCTGGTGTGGGAGAACGAGGAGAAGAGCGTCTTCCGCATCCCTTGGAAACACGCGGGCAAGCAGGACTACAATCGAGAGGAGGACGCCGCTCTCTTCAAA GCTTGGGCATTGTTTAAAGGCAAGTTCCGAGAAGGGATCGACAAGCCAGACCCTCCTACTTGGAAGACAAGATTACGATGTGCTCTGAACAAGAGCAATGACTTTGAGGAGCTGGTAGAGAGGAGCCAGCTGGATATCTCTGACCCATACAAGGTGTACAGGATTGTGCCAGAGGGAGCCAAAAAAG GAGCAAAGCAGCTCTCTTTGGAAGACACACAGATGGCCATGGGTCACCCCTACCCCATGACAGCGCCTTATGGCTCTCTGCCAGCCCAG GTTCATAACTACATGATGCCACCCCATGACAGGAGTTGGAGGGATTATGCCCCTGACCAGTCACACCCAGAAATCCCATATCAATGTCCTGTGACGTTCGGCCCACGCGGCCACCACTGGCAAGGCCCATCTTGTGAAAATG GTTGCCAGGTGACAGGAACCTTTTATGCTTGTGCCCCACCTGAGTCCCAGGCTCCTGGAATCCCCATTGAGCCAAGCATAAGGTCTGCTGAAGCCTTGGCGCTCTCAG ATTGCCGGCTGCACATCTGCCTGTATTACCGGGACATCCTTGTGAAAGAGCTGACCACGTCAAGCCCCGAAGGCTGCCGGATCTCCCATGGACATACCTATGATGTTAGCAACCTGGACCAGGTCCTGTTCCCCTACCCGGATGACAACGGGCAGAGGAAGAACATTGAGAAGTTGCTGAGCCACCTGGAGAGGGGACTGGTCCTCTGGATGGCCCCAGATGGGCTTTATGCCAAAAGACTCTGCCAGAGCAGGATCTACTGGGATGGGCCCCTGGCGTTATGCAGCGATCGACCCAACAAGCTAGAAAGAGACCAGACTTGCAAGCTTTTTGACACGCAGCAGTTTCTATCAG AGCTGCAAGTGTTTGCTCACCACGGCCGGCCAGCACCGAGATTCCAGGTGACTCTGTGCTTTGGTGAGGAGTTTCCAGACCCTCAGAGACAGAGGAAGCTCATCACAGCTCAT GTGGAACCTCTGCTAGCCAGACAACTGTATTACTTTGCTCAACAAAACAGTGGACATTTCCTGAGGGGCTACGAGTTACCTGAACACATTAGCACTCCAGATTACCACCGCTCCCTCCGTCATTCTTCCATCCAAGAGTGA